Below is a window of Streptomyces sp. NBC_01429 DNA.
CTCGTTCTCCCGGTCGATCCACCGGCCGACGTCAGGCATCCGTCCCACCACCTGGACCCTGGCCCCCCGTGGCAGATTCCAGGTGTTGATCTGAAGGCCCTGGTCGCCGATCTGCTGAGGGCTGTTGCGGTACGTGTTCCCCGTCAGGTGCGCGGCGTCCTGCCGGTGTCTGCCCGGACCGTCAGGGACATCGGGCCCGCGGCGCTTCACGCGTCGGGGCCGTAGTGGTTCTGCATGTGGTTGTGGTTGCCGTACTGCTGGGGGGACTTGTCGTAGGTGTTGCCGTGGACGTTCAGTGCCGGGTACCGGTCAGCCACCCCCGGGACCAGGGAGACCAGCCGCCTCAGCTCCGCTTCCGCCTGCTGCCGGACCTGGTCGTCCGCGTCGCGGAGCAGGACGGCGAAGCGCTCCTCCCACAGACGTGCCTGACGGCTGCTTCCCTCCGCGTCGCCCGACGCCCGGACCAGCGCCGTCCGCTCCATGTCGCGCTCGACCTCGTCCTCACCGCTCCGGTCCGGACGGCGCCGGAACATCCGGACCACGCTGTCCCTGACGCTCCCCCACGCCTCCGTCCCAGCGGCCTGCGCGACGGCGGTCCCACCCGCCGCGGCCAACGCCATCAGTGACTCGGTCAGCATCCCCGCACCTCTCCCCTGGACACGAACGGTATCCTCCTCCTCCCCGCCTCCGTTCGCGGACAAACAACGCCCCACGCGACGCGAACACTCCGGCATCCCACGGGTTGATCACGACCCGATACGTGCCCTCCGGGACCAGTCCGCCGGCAACGCGGCGTGGCCTCCTTGCGCGACACCGTCGCGGAGGACGGCCGGCCTCCGCTGGTCCGGACGAGAGCGGATGGCTGTCAGCTCGGTGCCGAGCCGGCCGTCCTCCAGGCATACGGGCGGGCCGTGCTCAGCGGGGAGCCGGCCGTGCTCCGCCGGTTCACGAAATCGAGTTCTCAGATCTGGTTCTGCCCGCCGTCGACGTAAATGTTGGCGCCAACGATGTAGCTGCTCTGTTCGGAAGCGAGGAACGCCACGGCGGCGGCGACCTCCTCGGGACGCCCTATGCGGCCCTTGGCCACGGTCGCGGCGACATTCTCCTTGACCGCGGACAGAGTCTCCTCCCCGCCGAGAATATTGGTGAGCCCGGGAGTCTCGACCCCGCCCGGCGACACCGCGTTGACCCGGATGCCCCGGCCCTTGAGTTCGTTGGACCATGTCCGCGCGAACGACCGGATGGCGGCCTTGGAGGCCGCGTACGCCCCGAACGCCTCCATGCCGTTGTCGGCGGCTGTGGAAGCGGTCAGGATGACCGAGGCATCGTCGTTGAAGAGCGGGAGCGCCTTCTGCACGGTGAACAGAGTGCCTCGGACGTTGATTCCGAAGATCTGGTCGAAGTGCTCTTCGGTGGTCTGCTCCAGCGTCGCGAACGTACCGGTCGCCGCGTTCGCGACGAGCACGTCCAGTCCCTGTCCCCGGGCCCGGACCGCGTCGTAGAGCCGGTCCAGGCCGGCTGCCTCGGAGATGTCGCTGACCACCGCGGTGGCCCTGGACGTTCCGATGGTCTCGATGGCCGCGTCCAACTCGGCCTCGCGCCGCCCTGTGATGAACACATACGCACCCTCGTCCGCCAGACGTACGGCGGTGGCCAGACCGATTCCGGTGCTGCCGCCGGTGACCACAGCCGTCCTGCCCTCAAGCTGTCCCATGCGAGTGCCTCCATAGCTCTCTGTGCTGACCTGCTTCGATAGCCATACTTCAGGAACACCCCGGTACGGTGCATCACATGTAGTCCTTATTTCTTTACGTATCGTCCAGAAAGGAGGAGCGCATGCTCGGCTCCGGCGATCCGATCACCGACGCCATCGGTCTTCTGCGCCCTCGTACCGTGATCGACCCCGGTCTCCACGCGGCAGGCCCCTGGGCGCTGCGCTTCGACCAGTCCTCCGATGTCAAGCTCGGCGTCGTCGCGCGCGGCACGTGCTGGCTGGCCCTGGACGGGCACGAGCCCGTACTACTGGAAGAGGGCGACTTCTACCTGCTGGGCAACCCCCCGCCGTACGTCCTGGGCAGCACACTCACCGCACCGCCGCGCCCCGCGAAGCCGGTGTGGGGAAGCGCCAGGGACGGTGTCGTACGCATCGGCCCGGAGGCCGAGGAGGACACCTACCTCTGCGGTGGGCACTTCTCGTTCGAGGACACGAACGCCCCGGTCCTGACCCAGGTTCTACCGCTGCTCGTGCTCGTCCGCGCCGCGGATCCCCGCGGCAAGCTCCTGGCACACCTCAGCGAGCTCCTGGTCTCCGAGACCAAAACCGCCGCCGCCGGCAGCTCTCTCGTCCTGAACCACCTCGCACAGGTCCTGTTCGTCCACATGCTGCGCGCCCACGCCGAACACACCGATCGGCCCACCGGCTGGCTGGGAGCGCTCAACGACGACGGCATCGGTGCCGCACTTCGCGCCATGCACGCCGACGCGGGACACCCCTGGACTCTCAGAGAGCTCGCTGGAATCAGCCGCATGTCACGGTCCGCCTTCGCCTCATCCTTCAAGAGCCGGGTCGGAACCACACCGTTGGACTATCTGATCCAATGGAGGATGAGCCTCGCCCGCGACGCCCTGAGCAACGGCACGCGAACGATCTCCGAACTCGCTTTCGCAATCGGCTACAAATCCGAAAGCGCGTTCAGCACCGCATTCCGGCGCGTGGTCGGCTCCTCGCCCAAACAGTTCCGTGAAACATCAGCCCGCGCGGTCAACGGCGTTCCGGATCAGGGCCGCTGACACGTACCGCGAGAGGTAACTGTTCTCAAAGCCCATAGCCAGGGATCGAAAACAGGTGCTCATGGGCCTCGTTACAGGCTCGTCGGGTTCAGTACCTCACGCGTCCCGAGCCGAACCGGTGGCAGCGCGCCGACGGCCGCCCTCACGTCGCCCGTAGCGCCCGGACTCACAGCGCGCCGCCCGACGCGGGGCGAGTTCCGCGACCAACTCGCCCCGCCGTTGGCGCGACAGCCCGCAGGAGGCAGGGTGGGACATGGCCGCGCGGGTCTGTTTGGTCTTCACCCACCGGACAACTCGCGCGGGCGTCTTCTCGCGCGGGTGTCTTCTCGCGCGGGTGTCTTCATGTCCCCGCACTTCCGAACAAGATCAACGCAGGTCGGCCCGTTAGGGCCGGGGCATGACGCCACCTCTTGCCAGGAGTGCCTTCGACTCGCTCCGCCTCGACGCCGTGCCCGACCAGGAGGCGCTGCGCCGGGCCTACGAGCTCCCCAAGGAGGCGGCATTGCGCAAGCAGATGAACGAACTCACCGATCAGACCCGACGGTTGATCGGCTGCTCGTCGCTGGTCCTGGTCGCCAGCGCGGATACCGAGGGCAACTGCGACGTTTCCCCGCGCGGCGGCCCCGCCGGATTCGTCGCCGTCCTGGACACCCAGACGGTGGCGATACCGGACGGGCCGGGCTGCTGTTCGTCATCCCGGGGCGTACCACGACGCTCAGGGTGAACGGCCGGGCCTGCGTCTCCACCCGCCCCGACCTGCTGTCGCAACTGACCGCCGTGGGCCCGCCGCCGGTACAGGCCGAGGCGCCGGCCGCCGGCCGACCGGGACCGCGCGACGCGGGCCGCTATCGCGGAGGTCCACGGCGCGTTCGACGCCGCAGCCATGACCGAGTTGTGGGACGCGGCGCTGAGCGCCCACTGATGGGATGGCCCACCGGTCTGGTTCCACGGCGACTTCCACACCGGCAACCTGCTGACCACGACTTGAGTCTCCGTCGATACGGCCCTCGTTGATGGCTTTCCGCATATTGCGGCCGAGGCCGAGAGTATGGTCTGCCTCTTGGAAGTCGCGGAAAACGGGGAAGATTCCGGCAGCGAGCGCCTGACCGCCGGACGTCAGCCGACCGTGACCCGGACCGTCCCGATGAGGATCCGGTGGTCGGAGCACGCGCTGACCCCGGTGCAACTGGTCGATATTCCCAGCGAATCGGCGCTGTAGGAGCCGACGATGCGGGATTCCCGGACGAAGATCTGGTCGATCTTCGCGGAGCCCCCGCAGGGCGGCGTCACGCTCGGGGTGCCGACTGCCGTCCACTCGCCGTAGCCGGGGCAGTGGTCGGGGTCCGCGTCGTCGAGTTCGCGGTGGGAGCCGGTGTTGGACGGGTTGTTCACGGTGTTGGCGGACGGGGCGTAGAAACCGTTGAGCCGTCCGTAGTGGGGCTGAGCGTTGAAGTCGCCCGCGATGATGTACGTCTGACCGGCGGCGTCGAATCCGTCGAGTGTTGCCAGGACGTGGTTGATCTGGCGTTCGTTGTTGCGGACGCCGTCGGTGGTCTCGTTGCTCGTGGTGATGTGAACGGCGCAGAACTTCATCAGCGGCTCTGCTTCCAGTGGGGCGCAGAGCATCTTCCGGTTCTCCGCCCTGCCGTCCGACGGCAGGGTGTACTGCTTGGACGTGGCGAGAGGCCTCTTGCTGAAGATCGCGTTCCCGTAGGCGCCGGAGCCGCCGCAGAGTCCGCTGTCAGCGGCCCGGGTCTCGGCGAAGCGGGAGAAGTTCCCGGTGTCCTGAGGCCAGCCCGCCGACACGAGGGCGGCCTGGAATGCCTTGTACTGGGTGAAGCACATCTCGTTGACGGAGACGAAGTCCGCGTTGCGGTTCCTGATCGAGGAAACGGCGGCGTCCACCAGGCCGTCCGTGGTCGATCCCCTGTGCAGGGTGTTCCCGGCGATGTTCCAGTGCCACACGTTGTAGGTGGGCGTGGTCGCCGCCGAGGCCGCGGGAGCCCCGCTCCACACCGTGCCGAGCACCACGCCGGCGCAGAAGACGCGCTTCCACATGCCCATGTTTTCCCCCAACCCCCGAGACCGTGGCGTCGCCACGTCTCCTTCTCACCGGAAACCACAGGGTAGTCAACTCTTGATGAGGCTGCGTGATTTCGGCTCTGTCCGCAGTCCTGTGAAAGTCCGGGCTGGATGAGGATGCGCCTCCGGAGGAGTTCGTAGGACGCATGGCCATACTTGGCCCGCTTGAGCGTTCTCGCCCTGTTGGCATGACCTTCGACGACGCCTGAAATCCAGGCGCGGGTGGGGCCGACGGTTACGGCGTCCACGTCCTGTGCTGACCGACTTCATCTACTGACCGACGGCGCGTCTTCGGGGGCACTCAGCAAGCCCTGGGGAAGGTAGGCCGACTGAACGCGCACGTCCCAGGCGTGCACCTGGACTGCCAGCGCGGTCAGGGCGATGGTCTTCTGCGGCAGCAGGCTGCGGGGCGCCGCGTCGGGGGGCGCGCTCTCACGGTGCTGGACAAGACGATGCTCCAGGGCTTGCTCGAAGGCCGCCTGGTTATCTTCCAGGAGCACGCGCAGCAGTTGCTGATCCGGAGTCAAGGCGCCGAGGGCATCGAGGCGTAGCGCCGCATCGAGACGCTCGTCGACTTCCGGCATGCAGAGAGATACCGACGGCCAGTCCCGAGGCAGGTGTCCGCTGGCCTTGGTCAGGTAGCAGGCAAGGGCGTCCATCTCCGCCAGTTCCGCCGGGTCCGACGTTGATTTCAGCTTCGAGTACGGCAGCCCGTCGTGAATCGTGGATGCCTGGTCACGCAACTGCAGCCCGATGACACGGTCCCGTTCCCACACCGTGCCGCTGATCACGCCCAATGCGAAGGCGTCCAGCCAGTCCCTGGCGGTGGCGCCGTGCTCCACCACGTCCCCGAGGGCCAGGTCGTCGCTGCTGATCTTCTCGTCGATGAGGGGGAAGACGATCTCGTGGTCGCCGGTGGGATAGCAGCCGAGGTCCAGGAACCCCCGGGCGCACTCCGCCGCGGTGCGCAGGACGATCCATGACGAGGCCGTGCCAAGTTGAGGGTCCGTCACCGTGCGGGCGGCGAGGTGATCGAGGAGGTCGTCGCGCATGGCCTGCAACTCCGCATCCGAGTAGCAGTCGTACCGCATCGTGTGCCAGCGGCTACTGGTCCGCCGATCAATGTCCTTCAGTGCCTGGTTGATACTCCACTCACTCACGTCATGCCGGGCTATCTCCTTGACTGTCATGGGCGTCATCCTGGCAGCTGCCACTGACATCGCAGGTGCCTGCCCCTGCCCCCGAGAGGGTCACCAGCTGCCGAGCAGGTCCATGCGGCGAGAGCCTCGGTCGCTCCCCAACTCATCAACATCACGACCACCCGGCATTTCTTGATGTTGTGCTTGCCCGAGAAGTGGTTCCAGCCGAGATCGCCGTTGCCGTACAGGCGCTGACGCCAGCCGCCGTCACCCTCTTGATCACCTTCATGAACGGACCATGCCACCCCACCGCACGGCGTACTCCTTGCCCGTCGGCAGTTCTCTCCCTCGGACGGATCACGCCGCGAGCCGCGTGCGCGGTAGCTCGATCGTCCCGCCCCCGTTCACCCGTGGCGTCGCCCTCGACATCGCTCAGCAGCGCCGCTGCCGAAGGCCACACCGTAGGGGCGGGGGCAGGAGCGAGGCACTGCCGGACGAGGGGTACTCGGGCGAGCGTCCTGGGCTGCACGTGGAGAAGGGCGCAGTGGTACGTCGAGGTGTCCGCCTGGAAGAGTCACCCCGGCGAGGCCCCCATCAGCAGTGGGCGGTACCGGCACACGGGCCCCGGCGGCCGGTATCAGCGCCCGAGCAGGCGGAACTCCATCACCGTGGCCCCTCCCGGTAACCGGCCGGACGCCGACAGGCCGAGACCGGCCCGGGCGGCAAGCGAGGCGTACTCCGCCACCGAGCGCTTCCTGCCGCCCAGCAGGACCAGCATGCGCAGGTCGTGCGAGGTCAGTTGACGGGTCTCGGCCGCCTCCTCAGCGCTCTCCAGCGTGCCGGGGGACGGATCGCCCGGCAGCACCCGCTCGGCGATCAGCACCCGGCCGCCCTCGGCGACAGCGGTGGCACACGTCCGCAGAATCCGCACAGCACTCTCGTCGTCCCAGTCCGCCAGAACGCGGGAGAGGAGATACGCGTCCGCGCCGGGCGGCAGACGGTCGAACATGTCGGTGACCGCCGCGTCCGCCCTGTCGCCGAAGCCGTACGCGGCGAGGTGGCGACGGGCCTCCGCCACAGACCCGGCCTGATCGGCCACCGTGCCGCGCAGTTCCGGATGGGCCTGGAGGATTTCCCGCAGCAGGGCACCGGTGCCACCGCCGACGTCGACGACGTGCCGGACATCCGACCAGTCGTACGCGGTACCGATTCCCCGAGTGGACTGCGAGACCTGCGCCATCAGCCGGTCGAACGACTCGGTACGGGCGGGCGACGCGCCCAGGTCGGCCCAGAACGGGGCGCCGTGAACCTTCTCGTAGACGGG
It encodes the following:
- a CDS encoding immunity 49 family protein: MTVKEIARHDVSEWSINQALKDIDRRTSSRWHTMRYDCYSDAELQAMRDDLLDHLAARTVTDPQLGTASSWIVLRTAAECARGFLDLGCYPTGDHEIVFPLIDEKISSDDLALGDVVEHGATARDWLDAFALGVISGTVWERDRVIGLQLRDQASTIHDGLPYSKLKSTSDPAELAEMDALACYLTKASGHLPRDWPSVSLCMPEVDERLDAALRLDALGALTPDQQLLRVLLEDNQAAFEQALEHRLVQHRESAPPDAAPRSLLPQKTIALTALAVQVHAWDVRVQSAYLPQGLLSAPEDAPSVSR
- a CDS encoding AraC family transcriptional regulator, which translates into the protein MLGSGDPITDAIGLLRPRTVIDPGLHAAGPWALRFDQSSDVKLGVVARGTCWLALDGHEPVLLEEGDFYLLGNPPPYVLGSTLTAPPRPAKPVWGSARDGVVRIGPEAEEDTYLCGGHFSFEDTNAPVLTQVLPLLVLVRAADPRGKLLAHLSELLVSETKTAAAGSSLVLNHLAQVLFVHMLRAHAEHTDRPTGWLGALNDDGIGAALRAMHADAGHPWTLRELAGISRMSRSAFASSFKSRVGTTPLDYLIQWRMSLARDALSNGTRTISELAFAIGYKSESAFSTAFRRVVGSSPKQFRETSARAVNGVPDQGR
- a CDS encoding SDR family NAD(P)-dependent oxidoreductase, whose product is MGQLEGRTAVVTGGSTGIGLATAVRLADEGAYVFITGRREAELDAAIETIGTSRATAVVSDISEAAGLDRLYDAVRARGQGLDVLVANAATGTFATLEQTTEEHFDQIFGINVRGTLFTVQKALPLFNDDASVILTASTAADNGMEAFGAYAASKAAIRSFARTWSNELKGRGIRVNAVSPGGVETPGLTNILGGEETLSAVKENVAATVAKGRIGRPEEVAAAVAFLASEQSSYIVGANIYVDGGQNQI
- a CDS encoding methyltransferase, translated to MTTASPAPAPGAPDRPGPARGLAEIADIVTPFAVRAAATLRLADHIAAGHTRLPDLAEAAGADPQALARLLHFLTSRDIFAEPEPGTYALTELAGELLADHPANLRQWLDADEVAGRLDTTFPHLVDAVRSGTPVYEKVHGAPFWADLGASPARTESFDRLMAQVSQSTRGIGTAYDWSDVRHVVDVGGGTGALLREILQAHPELRGTVADQAGSVAEARRHLAAYGFGDRADAAVTDMFDRLPPGADAYLLSRVLADWDDESAVRILRTCATAVAEGGRVLIAERVLPGDPSPGTLESAEEAAETRQLTSHDLRMLVLLGGRKRSVAEYASLAARAGLGLSASGRLPGGATVMEFRLLGR
- a CDS encoding endonuclease/exonuclease/phosphatase family protein; translated protein: MWKRVFCAGVVLGTVWSGAPAASAATTPTYNVWHWNIAGNTLHRGSTTDGLVDAAVSSIRNRNADFVSVNEMCFTQYKAFQAALVSAGWPQDTGNFSRFAETRAADSGLCGGSGAYGNAIFSKRPLATSKQYTLPSDGRAENRKMLCAPLEAEPLMKFCAVHITTSNETTDGVRNNERQINHVLATLDGFDAAGQTYIIAGDFNAQPHYGRLNGFYAPSANTVNNPSNTGSHRELDDADPDHCPGYGEWTAVGTPSVTPPCGGSAKIDQIFVRESRIVGSYSADSLGISTSCTGVSACSDHRILIGTVRVTVG